From Micromonospora rhizosphaerae, the proteins below share one genomic window:
- a CDS encoding ATP-dependent DNA ligase has product MDLPINPPVEPMLAKSVPQLPTAAGMTYEPKWDGFRCIIFRDGDEVELASRGGKMMTRYFPEVVEQARSQLPSRCAVDGELIVIRRDGPGGQPRLDFELLAQRIHPAASRIKLLAETTPADFVAFDLLAIDDEALLDQPYPQRRARLEEALAKVRPPVHVTQITTDPQTARRWFEVFEGAGLDGLIVKPADLPYEPGKRLMFKVKHARTADVVVAGFRWHKSGPVVGSLLLGLYDDAGVLHHIGVSSSFTAARRKELLAELAPYRDVGGDHPWVHGDHERGQRIPGGVSRWTGTKNLEWEPLRPELVAEVGYDAMEGDRLRHTAQFVRWRPDRDPRSCRYDQLDRPIRFDVDQVLRGDPAAAAGSAPGPA; this is encoded by the coding sequence GTGGACCTGCCGATCAACCCGCCGGTCGAGCCGATGCTGGCCAAGAGCGTGCCCCAGCTCCCCACCGCCGCCGGCATGACGTACGAGCCGAAGTGGGACGGCTTCCGCTGCATCATCTTCCGCGACGGTGACGAGGTCGAGCTGGCCAGCCGGGGCGGCAAGATGATGACCCGCTACTTCCCCGAGGTGGTCGAGCAGGCGCGCAGCCAGTTGCCGTCCCGGTGCGCGGTCGACGGCGAGCTGATCGTGATCCGCCGCGACGGCCCGGGCGGCCAGCCCCGGCTCGACTTCGAGCTGCTCGCCCAGCGGATCCACCCGGCCGCCTCCCGGATCAAGCTGCTCGCCGAGACCACCCCGGCCGACTTCGTCGCCTTCGACCTGCTCGCCATCGACGACGAGGCGCTGCTGGACCAGCCCTACCCGCAGCGCCGGGCCCGCCTGGAGGAGGCGCTGGCCAAGGTCCGCCCGCCGGTGCACGTCACCCAGATCACCACGGATCCGCAGACCGCCCGCCGCTGGTTCGAGGTCTTCGAAGGCGCCGGGCTGGACGGCCTGATCGTCAAGCCGGCCGACCTGCCGTACGAGCCGGGCAAGCGGCTGATGTTCAAGGTCAAGCACGCCCGCACCGCCGACGTGGTGGTGGCCGGCTTCCGCTGGCACAAGTCCGGCCCGGTGGTCGGCTCGCTGCTGCTCGGCCTCTACGACGACGCCGGGGTGCTGCACCACATCGGCGTCAGCTCGTCGTTCACCGCGGCCCGCCGCAAGGAGCTGCTGGCGGAGCTGGCGCCGTACCGCGACGTCGGCGGCGACCACCCGTGGGTGCACGGCGACCACGAGCGCGGCCAGCGCATCCCCGGCGGGGTGAGCCGGTGGACCGGCACGAAGAACCTCGAGTGGGAGCCGCTGCGCCCGGAGCTGGTGGCCGAGGTCGGCTACGACGCGATGGAGGGCGACCGGCTCCGGCACACCGCCCAGTTCGTCCGCTGGCGTCCGGACCGCGATCCCCGCTCCTGCCGCTACGACCAGCTCGACCGCCCGATCCGCTTCGACGTGGACCAGGTGCTGCGCGGGGATCCGGCGGCGGCCGCCGGCAGCGCACCGGGCCCGGCGTAG
- a CDS encoding SRPBCC family protein yields the protein MRFEKTTEIAADPDLVWAVQSDIDRWPEWTPSVRRAQRLEPGPLAVGSTARLEQPRLRPTVWRVTELEAGRGFVWVSRSPGVRSTGEHWIVPLPDGGVRVELALDLSGPLGPLLGWLYGDLVRRYIGMEADGLKRRCERG from the coding sequence ATGCGGTTCGAAAAGACGACGGAGATCGCCGCCGATCCGGACCTGGTCTGGGCGGTGCAGAGCGACATCGACCGCTGGCCGGAGTGGACGCCCTCGGTGCGCCGGGCGCAGCGGCTTGAGCCGGGCCCGCTCGCCGTGGGGTCGACCGCCCGGTTGGAGCAGCCCCGGCTGCGCCCGACCGTCTGGCGGGTCACCGAGCTGGAGGCCGGGCGGGGCTTCGTCTGGGTGTCCCGCAGCCCAGGGGTCCGCAGCACGGGTGAGCACTGGATCGTGCCGCTGCCCGACGGCGGCGTCCGGGTGGAGCTGGCCCTCGATCTCTCGGGTCCGCTGGGGCCCCTGCTGGGCTGGCTCTACGGCGATCTGGTCCGGCGCTACATCGGCATGGAGGCCGACGGGCTCAAACGTCGGTGTGAACGGGGCTGA
- a CDS encoding DUF1990 family protein encodes MPELTYPEAGATRAGRLPAGYHHLRHRVRLPDGCLPAAGDAVLSWRMHRAAGVRMRTDAPRAEAGVRVTPGLGVGPLRLWAPTEVVWAEDGPDRAGFGYGTLPGHPERGEEAFLVTRDDSGAVWFEVLAFSRPDRWFVRAAGPLVRAFQHGYAWWLGRTLRRLCAPG; translated from the coding sequence GTGCCCGAGCTGACGTACCCCGAGGCCGGGGCGACCCGCGCCGGCCGACTGCCGGCGGGCTACCACCACCTGCGGCATCGGGTGCGGCTCCCGGACGGCTGTCTCCCCGCGGCCGGGGACGCGGTGCTGAGCTGGCGGATGCACCGCGCCGCAGGCGTGCGGATGCGGACGGACGCGCCCCGCGCCGAGGCGGGTGTGCGGGTCACGCCGGGCCTCGGCGTCGGCCCGCTGCGGCTCTGGGCTCCCACCGAGGTGGTCTGGGCGGAGGACGGGCCGGACCGGGCCGGGTTCGGCTACGGCACCCTGCCCGGGCACCCGGAGCGGGGCGAGGAGGCCTTCCTGGTCACCCGGGACGACTCCGGCGCGGTCTGGTTCGAGGTGCTGGCCTTCAGCCGGCCGGATCGCTGGTTCGTCCGCGCCGCCGGGCCGCTCGTCCGGGCCTTCCAGCACGGGTACGCGTGGTGGCTCGGCCGCACCCTGCGCCGCCTCTGCGCCCCCGGCTGA